In the Plectropomus leopardus isolate mb chromosome 5, YSFRI_Pleo_2.0, whole genome shotgun sequence genome, one interval contains:
- the LOC121943094 gene encoding dehydrogenase/reductase SDR family member 13-like — translation MSALLCLAAAALFLYVMVYYGAFRGARCCSSAQLKGKTVIVTGSNTGIGKATALDLARRGARVILACRDKDRAEAAAFDIRRDSGNLQVLFMQLDLASFKSIRNFAETFLRTEPRLDILVNNAGVMGPGRTDDGFGMAFGVNHLGHFLLTGLLLERLQRCGPSRVVTVAALLHRLGGVDFPLLTVNKDVVSAQSTWNNFQAYCSSKLCNVLFTRELANRLEGTTVTCYSLHPGVVYTELCRSLSPWLQILIVPFAKLFFLDPEGGSQTTLHCALQEGIESLSGRYFSNCALQQVGAKGRDDALAKKLWEVSERLTGLS, via the exons atgtcGGCGCTGCTCTGCCTCGCTGCAGCGGCGCTTTTCCTCTATGTGATGGTGTATTACGGCGCTTTCAGGGGAGCCAGGTGCTGCAGCTCCGCGCAGCTGAAAGGGAAGACGGTCATCGTTACAG GAAGCAACACGGGTATCGGCAAGGCGACGGCTCTGGATCTGGCGAGGAGAGGAGCCAGAGTGATCCTGGCCTGCCGCGACAAGGACCGAGCTGAGGCTGCGGCGTTCGACATCCGGAGA GACAGCGGCAACCTTCAGGTGCTGTTCATGCAGCTCGATCTCGCCAGTTTCAAGTCCATCCGCAACTTTGCTGAAACCTTCCTGAGGACTGAACCCAGACTGGACATCCTCGTCAACAACGCAG gtgtgatGGGTCCGGGACGCACTGACGATGGATTCGGCATGGCGTTCGGGGTAAACCACCTGGGTCACTTCCTGCTCACCGGCCTCCTCCTGGAGCGGCTGCAGCGGTGCGGTCCGAGCCGCGTGGTCACCGTGGCCGCTCTGCTGCACCGCCTCGGCGGCGTCGACTTCCCTCTGCTGACGGTCAACAAGGACGTGGTTTCTGCTCAGTCCACCTGGAACAACTTCCAGGCGTACTGCAGCAGCAAGCTGTGCAACGTGCTCTTCACCAGGGAGCTCGCCAACCGGCTGGAGGGCACCACCGTCACCTGCTACAGCCTGCACCCAG GAGTCGTCTACACAGAGCTGTGTCGCAGTCTGAGCCCGTGGCTGCAGATCCTCATCGTGCCCTTTGCCAAGCTCTTCTTCCTGGACCCTGAGGGGGGGTCCCAGACCACCCTGCACTGTGCCCTGCAGGAGGGCATCGAGTCCCTCAGCGGACGCTACTTCTCAAACTGTGCGCTGCAGCAGGTGGGAGCCAAAGGACGAGACGACGCCCTGGCAAAGAAGCTGTGGGAAGTGAGTGAGAGGTTAACCGGTTTATCATGA